Proteins encoded by one window of Candidatus Nomurabacteria bacterium:
- the tsf gene encoding translation elongation factor Ts, producing the protein MTISMEQIKELRDQTGVSVMQCKKAMEEAEGDMEKALMILKKKSSDIAAKKADRAATDGTIVIKKATNKAALVMLNCETDFVAKNSDFQDLANTLVDIALVDGADALQSKAADSISPVVQKVGENIQLGDVYVFEGDTIGTYVHNGKSGVMVALSGGNEELAKNIAMHIAAMKPEFLNKEAIPTEKIDMMREIFAKEVAESDKSEDIKAKMLQGKIDTYFKEQTLLDQPFIKSPEKTIAALAKDAGATVTKYVYSHIG; encoded by the coding sequence ATGACTATATCAATGGAACAAATTAAAGAGCTTCGAGATCAGACAGGAGTCTCTGTCATGCAGTGCAAAAAAGCTATGGAAGAAGCCGAGGGCGACATGGAAAAAGCACTCATGATACTCAAGAAGAAATCAAGCGATATTGCTGCCAAGAAAGCTGACCGAGCTGCAACTGATGGCACGATCGTCATAAAGAAAGCTACTAACAAAGCAGCGCTTGTTATGCTTAATTGCGAAACTGATTTCGTAGCTAAAAATAGTGATTTCCAGGATCTAGCGAATACACTCGTCGATATCGCTCTCGTTGATGGAGCTGATGCCCTACAAAGCAAAGCAGCTGATAGTATCAGTCCAGTCGTTCAGAAAGTAGGAGAAAATATCCAACTCGGCGATGTGTATGTATTTGAAGGAGATACTATTGGTACCTATGTCCACAACGGTAAGTCAGGCGTCATGGTCGCGCTTTCAGGGGGCAATGAAGAGCTTGCTAAAAACATTGCTATGCACATCGCAGCAATGAAGCCAGAATTCTTGAACAAAGAAGCTATCCCGACTGAGAAGATCGACATGATGCGAGAGATCTTCGCAAAAGAAGTAGCAGAATCTGACAAGTCCGAAGATATCAAAGCTAAAATGCTTCAAGGCAAAATCGATACATACTTCAAAGAGCAGACACTCCTCGATCAGCCATTTATTAAAAGCCCGGAAAAAACTATTGCAGCTCTCGCCAAAGATGCAGGCGCAACTGTTACTAAATATGTCTATTCACATATAGGCTAG